Proteins from a single region of Dyadobacter fanqingshengii:
- a CDS encoding helix-turn-helix domain-containing protein, whose protein sequence is MEEKQSREFEKGSMTGVVWQCDGIRIGHAISKFTELSSFSSSSKTDVVRMHFGMRGNYSFDYKQLNKTFDLIGGHHNIVYSHDFDMVVNNKTLELETFGIQFPKDLFIRFTEHSSESLRAFCENIIAGRSAILSDKWGTIDSPIQQVIQQIIHCRYADDLKKLFLLSKSIELLVLCADAASTSKTKKEIFIKNATDKEKIIAVRDLINDRVHCPPNLSEIAQYVGLNEYKLKRGFKETFNSTVFGYLTDQRLNLARQYLLDTQKTAAEIASQLGYATPQHFNNAFKKKFGITPYLVRNNP, encoded by the coding sequence ATGGAAGAAAAACAGAGCAGGGAATTTGAAAAAGGCAGCATGACTGGTGTCGTTTGGCAATGTGATGGGATTCGGATCGGGCACGCCATTTCTAAGTTTACTGAACTTAGCAGCTTCTCATCCAGCAGTAAAACGGATGTTGTTCGCATGCATTTTGGAATGCGGGGCAATTACAGCTTTGATTATAAGCAGCTTAATAAAACTTTTGACCTCATTGGCGGACATCATAACATCGTGTATTCCCATGATTTTGATATGGTGGTCAACAACAAAACGCTGGAACTGGAAACATTTGGCATTCAGTTTCCCAAAGACCTCTTTATCCGCTTTACGGAGCATTCAAGTGAGTCACTCAGGGCATTCTGTGAGAACATTATCGCAGGAAGAAGCGCCATTCTTTCAGATAAATGGGGCACCATTGATTCCCCGATCCAACAGGTCATTCAGCAAATCATTCATTGCAGATATGCCGATGATCTCAAAAAGCTGTTTTTGTTATCCAAAAGCATTGAGTTGCTTGTCCTGTGCGCCGATGCGGCGAGTACTTCTAAAACCAAAAAAGAGATTTTTATAAAAAATGCCACAGATAAGGAAAAAATCATCGCCGTAAGGGATCTGATCAATGATCGCGTACATTGCCCGCCTAACCTCTCCGAAATCGCCCAGTATGTGGGCCTAAACGAATATAAGCTCAAACGTGGCTTCAAGGAAACATTTAATAGCACCGTCTTTGGCTACCTCACCGACCAGCGCTTGAACCTGGCGCGGCAATATTTACTGGACACGCAGAAAACCGCCGCTGAAATCGCTTCTCAGCTTGGATATGCGACGCCGCAACATTTTAATAATGCATTCAAGAAGAAATTCGGGATCACACCTTATTTGGTTAGAAATAATCCGTGA
- a CDS encoding SRPBCC domain-containing protein: MNRKLIATTSTSIYSSPSSVWKALIDPEIVKQYMYGAEVYSDWQVGSPITYKGVWDGRPYEDKGTILEIIPERVLSYTYWSPLSGTDDFEDNYAHVTYHISEYDDETTLTITQDNLETDEAVVAAEENWMKVVGNIKRILEGDRKHVL, from the coding sequence ATGAACAGAAAACTGATTGCAACTACATCCACATCCATCTATTCCAGCCCTTCGTCCGTATGGAAAGCGCTGATAGATCCGGAAATTGTTAAACAATATATGTACGGCGCAGAAGTATACTCTGACTGGCAGGTAGGCAGTCCGATCACGTACAAAGGTGTTTGGGATGGCAGACCGTATGAGGATAAAGGAACGATCCTGGAGATAATCCCTGAGCGCGTCCTCAGTTATACTTATTGGAGCCCACTTTCCGGCACCGACGATTTTGAAGATAATTACGCACACGTTACCTATCACATTTCAGAATACGACGACGAGACGACGCTTACCATTACGCAGGACAATCTGGAAACGGATGAAGCGGTGGTTGCGGCGGAAGAAAACTGGATGAAAGTGGTAGGAAATATCAAACGTATTCTCGAAGGCGACAGAAAACACGTACTTTAA
- a CDS encoding RsmB/NOP family class I SAM-dependent RNA methyltransferase: protein MKLYKGLVAATVEALQHIFVKNRQADRVVEQLLKTNKKWGARDRAFIAGNTYEIVRWWRLIKFAADIERVSEPEEFWKIVGTWQIIKPVHLITEEDGNLPEWPEFEDIDAVNVVSRYHEGLSVRKIAQSIPDWIDAIGAEELGEAWDVEIEALNEQAPVVIRVNTLKSNVQTVREGFGEDGAAEIVGIPNALVLRKRQNVLNQEAFKQGFFEVQDAGSQLIAPYLDIQPGHSVIDACAGAGGKTLHIAALLQNEGSILAMDIEHHKLVELEKRAARNGVKNLETMLISSDKIIESLAGTADRLLLDVPCSGLGVLRRNPDSKWKLKPQFLDEIRKVQWQILTHYSRMVKTGGKMVYATCSVLPSESEDQVKRFMKANKKDWKFISAHRASVAKDGTDGFYMALMQRK from the coding sequence TTGAAACTCTATAAAGGACTTGTTGCGGCAACGGTTGAAGCATTGCAGCATATTTTTGTCAAAAATCGTCAAGCCGACCGGGTTGTTGAGCAGCTTTTGAAAACCAATAAAAAGTGGGGTGCACGTGATCGCGCATTTATTGCGGGCAACACATATGAGATCGTGCGCTGGTGGCGCCTGATCAAATTCGCGGCAGATATTGAAAGAGTATCTGAGCCGGAGGAATTTTGGAAAATTGTGGGCACATGGCAGATCATCAAGCCGGTTCATTTAATAACAGAGGAGGACGGAAACTTACCGGAATGGCCCGAATTTGAAGATATTGATGCAGTAAATGTTGTATCCCGATATCATGAGGGCCTTAGTGTGCGCAAAATTGCCCAGTCTATCCCGGATTGGATTGATGCAATAGGAGCAGAGGAACTGGGCGAAGCCTGGGACGTGGAAATTGAAGCATTGAATGAGCAGGCGCCGGTGGTTATTCGCGTAAATACATTAAAAAGTAATGTTCAAACGGTTAGGGAAGGATTTGGAGAAGACGGCGCAGCGGAAATCGTTGGCATTCCCAATGCACTGGTTTTAAGAAAACGCCAGAATGTGCTGAATCAGGAAGCGTTCAAGCAGGGCTTTTTTGAAGTGCAGGATGCTGGTTCTCAATTAATTGCTCCTTATCTGGATATTCAGCCGGGCCATAGCGTAATAGACGCTTGTGCGGGTGCAGGTGGCAAGACGTTGCATATTGCAGCGCTGCTTCAAAATGAAGGCTCCATCCTCGCCATGGACATTGAACATCATAAATTGGTTGAACTGGAAAAGCGGGCGGCGCGGAATGGAGTGAAAAACCTGGAAACCATGCTCATTTCCTCTGACAAGATCATTGAATCACTTGCCGGAACGGCTGACAGGCTGCTACTCGATGTGCCATGCTCAGGTCTGGGCGTGTTAAGAAGAAATCCGGACTCTAAGTGGAAGCTAAAACCACAGTTTCTGGATGAAATACGAAAGGTGCAATGGCAGATCCTGACCCATTACAGCCGAATGGTCAAAACCGGCGGCAAGATGGTATATGCGACTTGCAGCGTGCTTCCCTCTGAATCGGAGGATCAGGTGAAGCGGTTTATGAAGGCCAACAAGAAGGATTGGAAATTTATCTCCGCACATCGCGCGTCAGTTGCCAAAGACGGGACGGATGGATTTTATATGGCATTAATGCAAAGGAAATAA
- a CDS encoding ThuA domain-containing protein: MKILSHKTIGLLLLITTLMPLAGHAQPHFKVIAFFTGKNDLAHVSFVGEANKRFPEMAKKNNFTYDTTSNWNNLNAGFLADYQVVLFLDTRPETPGQREAFQKYMKNGGGWLGFHFAAFALTPSAYPQNWDWYHNEFLGSGQYESNTWRPTSAILKVEDPNSPITKGLSGTIKASPNEWYRWEKDLKANPDIQILLSIDPASFPLGTGPKQHEIWHSGYYPVVWTNKKYRMVYMNMGHNDIDYENKTNKELSFTFDNPAQNELILNTLLWLGKGKK; encoded by the coding sequence ATGAAAATCCTGAGCCATAAGACAATTGGCTTGCTCCTGCTGATCACAACATTAATGCCTCTTGCAGGCCATGCCCAGCCTCACTTCAAAGTCATCGCATTCTTCACCGGGAAGAATGATCTGGCGCATGTCAGTTTTGTTGGAGAAGCCAATAAGCGCTTTCCCGAAATGGCAAAGAAGAATAACTTCACTTACGACACAACCAGTAACTGGAACAATCTAAACGCAGGTTTTTTAGCTGACTATCAAGTTGTTTTGTTTCTCGACACCAGACCGGAAACACCCGGGCAGCGTGAAGCATTTCAGAAATACATGAAGAACGGCGGTGGCTGGCTGGGTTTCCATTTCGCAGCATTTGCATTGACGCCATCGGCTTATCCACAAAATTGGGATTGGTATCACAATGAGTTTCTGGGTTCGGGCCAGTATGAAAGCAACACGTGGCGGCCCACGTCGGCAATTTTGAAAGTTGAAGACCCCAACAGTCCGATTACAAAAGGACTATCCGGGACAATTAAAGCGTCGCCAAATGAATGGTATCGATGGGAGAAAGACCTGAAAGCGAACCCGGATATTCAAATTCTGTTGTCAATCGATCCGGCAAGCTTTCCGCTTGGAACGGGGCCAAAACAGCACGAAATCTGGCATAGCGGCTATTATCCAGTGGTTTGGACCAATAAAAAATACAGAATGGTTTATATGAATATGGGTCACAACGACATTGATTATGAGAATAAAACAAATAAGGAACTCTCTTTCACATTCGACAACCCCGCCCAGAATGAATTGATCTTGAACACATTGCTTTGGCTGGGTAAAGGAAAAAAATAA
- a CDS encoding Tex family protein, with the protein MNFPYIARQTSISEKQVRNTIQLFEEGATLPFISRYRKEATGGLDEVQIGAIKDAWQKQLEVEKRREAILKNIEEQGKLTPELRKQLENAFTTVELEDIYLPYKQKRKTRAGIAMERGLEPLAQLIFTGRESDPERKASSFLNDQVTSVDDALQGARDIIAEWINENQDSRTRIRNLFQRGAVITSKVKKKKEEEGVKYRDYFDFSEPLSRIPSHRLLAIRRGEEEGILNVTISPDEDQAIEALDRLFRKGPPAVLQQMELAISDSYKRLLKPSIETEFANLSKEKADIAAIQVFTENLRQLLLASPLGQKSVLAIDPGYRTGCKVVVLDSQGNLVADQVIYPFDKPAEASAKLSDLIQKWKIEAIAVGNGTAGRETEDFVRKLLANAGKSEEVGLFMVSEQGASIYSASDVAREEFPDKDVTVRGSVSIGRRLMDPLAELVKIDPKSIGVGQYQHDVDQNSLRNALDTVVESCVNSVGVNLNTASKHLLRYVSGLGTALAQNIVDFRAKNGDFKSRQQLLKVPRLGSKAFEQAAGFLRIENGANPLDNSAVHPERYDVVGQMAKDVGANIKDLMQKPELRKQIKPEKYISELVGLPTLKDILLELEKPSRDPREGMKKFEFDSSVRKPEDLKVGMVLPGIVTNITAFGAFVDVGVKQDGLVHVSQMADKFIKDPNEVVKLQQIVSVKVTEVDLARKRIALSMKL; encoded by the coding sequence ATGAATTTCCCTTACATTGCCCGGCAGACTTCTATTTCTGAGAAACAGGTCAGAAATACCATCCAACTATTTGAAGAAGGGGCTACGCTGCCGTTTATATCGCGTTACCGGAAGGAAGCCACGGGCGGATTGGATGAAGTGCAGATCGGGGCGATAAAAGATGCCTGGCAGAAGCAGCTGGAAGTTGAAAAGCGCCGTGAAGCCATCTTGAAAAACATTGAAGAGCAAGGTAAATTGACGCCTGAGCTCCGTAAGCAGTTGGAAAATGCATTTACGACAGTTGAACTGGAAGACATTTATCTGCCTTACAAGCAAAAAAGAAAGACGCGGGCGGGCATTGCGATGGAGCGCGGCTTGGAACCGCTTGCGCAGCTGATTTTCACGGGAAGAGAGTCAGATCCTGAGCGTAAAGCATCGTCATTTCTGAATGATCAGGTTACTTCGGTAGACGATGCATTGCAGGGAGCGAGGGACATTATCGCCGAATGGATCAACGAAAATCAGGATTCGCGAACACGTATTCGCAATCTCTTCCAGCGCGGTGCGGTCATTACTTCCAAGGTGAAGAAGAAAAAAGAGGAAGAAGGCGTGAAATACCGCGACTATTTCGATTTTTCAGAACCGTTGTCCCGCATTCCTTCGCACAGGTTGCTAGCCATCCGTCGTGGGGAAGAGGAAGGGATTTTGAATGTAACGATTTCGCCGGATGAAGACCAAGCCATTGAAGCATTAGACCGGCTTTTCCGCAAAGGACCGCCTGCTGTTTTACAGCAAATGGAGCTCGCCATTTCAGATAGTTACAAGCGACTTTTGAAACCATCCATTGAAACAGAATTTGCTAACCTTTCGAAAGAAAAGGCAGATATAGCTGCTATCCAGGTTTTTACGGAAAATCTTCGGCAACTATTACTTGCTTCGCCCCTTGGACAAAAGAGCGTTTTGGCCATTGACCCTGGTTACCGGACTGGATGTAAAGTCGTTGTGCTGGATAGCCAGGGCAATCTGGTGGCCGATCAGGTGATATATCCGTTCGATAAACCTGCCGAAGCTAGTGCCAAACTTTCGGACCTGATCCAGAAATGGAAAATCGAGGCGATTGCGGTTGGTAACGGAACGGCGGGAAGGGAAACGGAGGATTTTGTGAGGAAGCTTTTAGCGAACGCAGGGAAGTCGGAAGAGGTGGGCCTGTTCATGGTGAGCGAACAGGGCGCGTCGATCTACTCGGCATCGGATGTGGCGCGAGAAGAATTTCCGGATAAAGATGTAACCGTTCGTGGCTCTGTTTCGATCGGTCGCCGCTTAATGGACCCATTAGCCGAGTTGGTAAAAATTGATCCAAAATCCATTGGGGTAGGTCAGTATCAGCATGATGTAGACCAGAATTCATTGCGAAATGCTTTGGATACAGTCGTGGAAAGCTGCGTAAATTCCGTAGGCGTAAATCTCAACACGGCCAGCAAGCATCTTTTGCGCTATGTTTCGGGCCTTGGAACGGCCCTGGCGCAGAATATCGTAGATTTTCGAGCTAAAAACGGAGACTTCAAATCTCGTCAGCAATTATTGAAAGTGCCGCGCCTCGGATCAAAGGCCTTTGAGCAGGCAGCCGGGTTTCTACGCATTGAAAATGGTGCTAATCCTCTGGATAACAGCGCAGTACATCCGGAGCGTTACGATGTTGTAGGACAAATGGCCAAAGACGTCGGCGCAAATATTAAAGATCTCATGCAAAAGCCTGAGTTAAGGAAGCAGATCAAGCCAGAGAAGTACATTTCAGAATTGGTAGGGCTTCCGACGTTGAAAGACATTCTCCTTGAACTCGAAAAACCGTCGCGTGACCCGCGGGAAGGAATGAAGAAATTTGAGTTTGACAGCTCGGTCAGAAAGCCGGAAGATTTAAAGGTGGGAATGGTGCTGCCTGGCATTGTCACCAACATTACTGCTTTTGGCGCATTCGTAGATGTCGGCGTGAAGCAGGATGGGTTGGTTCACGTTTCGCAAATGGCCGACAAATTTATCAAGGATCCTAACGAAGTTGTGAAGCTCCAGCAAATCGTAAGCGTGAAAGTGACTGAGGTGGATTTAGCAAGAAAACGCATCGCGCTCAGCATGAAGTTATAG
- a CDS encoding SRPBCC domain-containing protein translates to MKRKSQMAEQLIVKNSITINAPASAVWDALINPEKTKQYMFGCETVSDWKVDSELLWRGQYEGNDIVYVKGKIVEIQPEKLLIYTTIDPNSSIEDVPENYVDVTYELVPQEGKTVLNISQGDFSTVADGESRYKDSYNNGDGWNPILVEIKKLVENS, encoded by the coding sequence ATGAAAAGAAAATCACAAATGGCCGAACAACTCATCGTCAAAAACAGCATTACCATCAATGCTCCCGCTTCCGCAGTATGGGACGCGCTCATCAATCCTGAAAAAACAAAACAATACATGTTTGGCTGTGAAACAGTTTCCGACTGGAAAGTGGATAGCGAGCTGTTGTGGCGAGGTCAGTATGAAGGCAACGACATCGTGTATGTAAAGGGCAAAATTGTCGAAATCCAGCCAGAAAAATTACTGATTTACACCACTATTGATCCCAATTCCAGCATTGAGGATGTGCCCGAAAATTACGTTGATGTGACCTATGAACTTGTGCCTCAGGAAGGTAAAACTGTTCTGAATATTTCACAGGGCGATTTCAGCACGGTTGCTGATGGAGAAAGCCGTTATAAAGATTCCTACAACAATGGGGATGGCTGGAACCCCATTCTTGTAGAAATTAAAAAACTCGTTGAAAATAGTTGA
- a CDS encoding cation:proton antiporter, which yields MVTLTIIGIATLGMAWMPSFTKTTGISDSVVYVVLGVIVYGLLDILPNPNPLTFNVQTIHLTELVVVVSLMGTGLKIDKPFSFKAWSVPFRMLTITMVLCIAAVSMIAYYFLRFDLASALLLGAVLAPTDPVLAADVQVGPPMEQVTDEVRFSLTAEAGMNDGMAFPFTWLAILLAGSATGEFGEILGDWFQIDLAYKIVVGIALGILLGRVLAYVIFNFSEKRKSISLNDGFIAVAAALAIFGLVELIGGYGFVAVFVAAVTMRNYEFNHQFHKDLHSFSDQTERILVAIVLLIFGGSIVHGILDHLTWPYALLSLFFLLIIRPVSSLIALIGTKLHFKERMGIGFYGIRGVGSFYYLAFALSKETFLMGNELWSTVSFIVLLSVAIHGLTATRVMTNLEKKFSKSV from the coding sequence ATGGTTACCCTCACAATTATCGGAATTGCGACGCTCGGAATGGCATGGATGCCTTCGTTCACGAAGACAACTGGCATTTCTGATTCGGTCGTGTATGTTGTCCTTGGTGTAATCGTCTATGGGCTTCTGGACATTCTCCCCAATCCTAATCCACTCACATTCAATGTTCAGACCATTCATTTAACCGAATTGGTCGTCGTTGTTTCCCTGATGGGGACAGGTTTGAAAATTGATAAACCGTTTTCATTCAAAGCCTGGTCAGTGCCATTTCGCATGCTTACGATCACAATGGTGCTATGCATTGCGGCAGTGAGCATGATCGCATATTACTTCCTGCGTTTTGACCTGGCTTCCGCCCTTTTGCTGGGTGCTGTGCTGGCGCCTACGGACCCCGTTTTGGCTGCTGATGTGCAGGTAGGGCCTCCAATGGAACAAGTTACGGACGAAGTGCGATTCTCGCTCACCGCAGAAGCCGGAATGAACGACGGTATGGCGTTCCCCTTCACCTGGCTGGCTATCTTGCTGGCCGGCTCCGCAACCGGCGAATTTGGTGAGATTCTGGGAGACTGGTTCCAGATTGATCTGGCTTATAAAATCGTCGTGGGAATAGCATTGGGCATTCTGCTGGGCCGGGTCCTGGCATATGTCATTTTCAACTTTTCTGAAAAGCGAAAATCAATCAGTCTGAATGATGGCTTCATTGCCGTGGCTGCCGCACTGGCGATATTTGGTCTTGTGGAATTGATCGGAGGATATGGATTTGTGGCCGTGTTCGTGGCTGCTGTCACCATGCGCAATTACGAGTTCAACCACCAGTTTCATAAGGATCTGCATAGTTTTTCTGACCAGACCGAGCGTATTCTCGTCGCCATTGTGCTGCTTATTTTTGGCGGAAGCATTGTGCATGGCATTTTGGATCATTTGACTTGGCCATATGCGCTGTTATCCTTGTTTTTTCTGCTGATAATCCGGCCTGTTTCGTCATTAATAGCGCTTATCGGCACGAAACTGCATTTTAAGGAACGGATGGGCATTGGTTTTTACGGGATCCGCGGCGTAGGTTCTTTCTATTATCTGGCTTTTGCATTGAGTAAAGAGACTTTTTTGATGGGTAACGAACTCTGGTCCACCGTTTCATTCATTGTGTTACTATCCGTCGCCATACACGGACTTACTGCAACACGCGTTATGACCAACCTCGAAAAGAAGTTTTCTAAATCTGTTTGA
- a CDS encoding GAF domain-containing sensor histidine kinase: MERLLSLSEFDLDYLDHQETFKDLTKLAAKVAGTSISLVNLIDSLTQWSISNYGLDLDQMLREDSVCQYTIMEAEHFEVLDLSEDNRFKDKFYVTGDPNVRYYYGVPLKTGNGVQIGALCVLDKERKLLDPEKVELIKIIADEIVGRLKTHKVLENLRSRLNESKQTQKKVAHDIRGPLGGIVGLAQIIKDQGDDNQMDEVLEFVNLIHKSGNSILDLAEEILESHKEKKSVSDSKAAIDSNRFNLTLFKEKLLKLYEPQAKHKNVVFVVNTSILTENVAFSKNKLLQITGNLISNAIKFTPSGGTVTVDLKLAITLETPTLQIAVSDTGVGMNAESIQAIETGSASSTGGTSGEQGFGFGLALVRHLVDSLEGEMSVYSVIGKGTTFEVNLPQNIY; this comes from the coding sequence ATGGAAAGGTTACTAAGCCTTTCAGAGTTCGATCTGGATTATCTGGATCATCAGGAAACATTCAAAGATTTAACCAAACTGGCTGCTAAGGTTGCCGGTACTTCCATCTCGTTGGTCAATCTCATTGACTCCCTAACCCAATGGAGCATTTCCAATTATGGATTGGATCTGGATCAAATGCTGCGTGAAGACTCGGTTTGCCAATATACGATCATGGAAGCGGAGCATTTTGAGGTTCTGGATCTGTCGGAGGATAACAGATTCAAAGATAAATTTTACGTAACGGGAGATCCCAATGTGCGCTATTATTATGGAGTGCCGTTGAAAACTGGAAACGGCGTTCAAATAGGAGCATTATGTGTGCTTGATAAGGAACGCAAACTGCTGGATCCGGAAAAAGTAGAGCTGATCAAGATCATCGCAGACGAGATTGTGGGACGGTTGAAAACCCACAAAGTACTGGAAAACCTGCGATCCAGGCTGAATGAATCAAAGCAGACCCAGAAAAAGGTAGCGCACGACATTCGCGGGCCACTGGGCGGGATTGTGGGATTAGCGCAGATCATTAAGGACCAGGGTGACGATAATCAAATGGATGAAGTGCTGGAATTTGTGAATCTGATCCATAAAAGCGGAAATTCTATCCTCGATCTTGCAGAGGAAATCCTGGAATCTCACAAGGAAAAGAAATCCGTCAGCGACAGTAAGGCTGCAATAGACAGCAACCGCTTCAATTTGACCCTGTTCAAAGAGAAGCTTTTAAAATTATATGAGCCGCAAGCCAAGCACAAAAATGTTGTTTTTGTAGTAAACACGAGCATTCTGACGGAGAATGTGGCTTTTTCAAAAAATAAACTGCTTCAAATCACCGGTAACCTGATCTCGAATGCGATCAAGTTTACACCCTCTGGCGGCACAGTAACAGTGGATTTGAAACTAGCCATCACATTAGAAACGCCCACACTGCAAATAGCCGTTTCCGATACGGGAGTGGGCATGAATGCAGAAAGTATTCAGGCGATTGAGACCGGAAGCGCTTCGTCGACCGGCGGAACCAGCGGCGAACAGGGGTTTGGCTTCGGATTGGCGCTTGTGCGGCACCTCGTGGACAGCCTGGAAGGTGAAATGTCTGTTTACTCCGTTATTGGTAAGGGAACAACATTTGAGGTTAATCTTCCTCAAAACATATATTAA